A region from the Halomarina litorea genome encodes:
- a CDS encoding inorganic diphosphatase: MVNLWEDLETGPNAPEEIYAVVECLKGERNKYEYDKDIPGVVLDRVLHSNVHYPSDYGFIPRSYYDDEDPFDVLVLVEDATFPGCIIEARPVALMKMDDDGEQDDKVIAVPTEDPRFDHIEDLEDITQQTRNEIDEFFSTYKNLEEGKEVTTEGWEDKRAAMDAIEHAQDLYEQNFS, from the coding sequence ATGGTGAATCTGTGGGAAGACCTCGAGACGGGTCCGAACGCCCCCGAAGAGATCTACGCCGTCGTGGAGTGCCTGAAAGGCGAGCGCAACAAGTACGAGTACGACAAGGACATCCCCGGCGTCGTCCTCGACCGGGTGCTCCACTCGAACGTCCACTACCCCTCGGACTACGGGTTCATCCCGCGGAGCTACTACGACGACGAGGACCCCTTTGACGTCCTCGTCCTCGTCGAGGACGCGACGTTCCCCGGTTGCATCATCGAGGCTCGCCCCGTCGCCCTCATGAAGATGGACGACGACGGCGAACAGGACGACAAGGTCATCGCCGTCCCCACCGAGGACCCCCGGTTCGACCACATCGAGGACCTCGAGGACATCACCCAGCAGACGCGCAACGAGATAGACGAGTTCTTCTCGACGTACAAGAACCTGGAGGAAGGCAAGGAGGTCACGACCGAGGGGTGGGAGGACAAGCGGGCCGCGATGGACGCCATCGAGCACGCACAGGACCTCTACGAACAGAACTTCAGCTGA
- a CDS encoding PadR family transcriptional regulator, producing MSEAQSVSGDPGIGRDLTAFQQNILVILAEEPRYGLAIKRELEAYYDSEVNHGRLYPNLDDLVEMGLVEKSELDKRTNQYALTEKGKETVLGQLRWIFSRYITDESRADDVRELIDAVEQ from the coding sequence ATGTCAGAGGCACAGTCAGTCTCCGGCGATCCGGGCATCGGGCGCGACCTGACAGCATTCCAGCAGAACATTCTGGTCATCCTCGCAGAGGAACCACGCTACGGGCTCGCGATCAAGCGCGAACTCGAGGCGTACTACGACTCCGAGGTCAACCACGGTCGACTGTACCCCAACCTCGACGACCTCGTCGAGATGGGCCTCGTCGAGAAGAGCGAACTCGACAAGCGCACCAACCAGTACGCGCTGACCGAGAAGGGCAAGGAGACGGTGCTGGGCCAACTCCGCTGGATCTTCTCGCGGTACATCACCGACGAGTCGCGCGCGGACGACGTGCGCGAACTCATCGACGCCGTCGAGCAGTAA